Proteins encoded by one window of Serratia nevei:
- a CDS encoding DMT family transporter, producing the protein MFIGVVFALAAGLMWGLIFVGPLLVPDYPAALQSTGRYLAFGLITLPLAWFDRRRLRKLRRQDWLEALKLTAIGNLLYYLCLASAIQRTGAPVSTMIIGTLPVVIAICANLFYGRHDGRLAWGKLAPALLLIVCGLACVNVAELRGNALPIDGWRYLSGLGLAVLAVACWTWFPLRNSRWLRENPTQRPATWATAQGLVTLPLALLGYLAVCGQLALSEPAFALPFGPRPEVFIPLMLVIGVFCSWLGALCWNEASQRLPTVLVGPLIVFEILAGLAYTFLLRQAWPPLLTLAGIVCLIAGVVYAMRIKPQPVVVALEDKQG; encoded by the coding sequence ATGTTCATTGGCGTTGTGTTTGCCCTGGCCGCCGGGCTGATGTGGGGATTGATCTTCGTCGGCCCGCTGCTGGTGCCGGATTATCCCGCCGCGCTGCAGTCCACCGGGCGCTATCTGGCCTTCGGGCTGATCACCTTGCCGCTGGCGTGGTTCGATCGTCGCCGCCTGCGCAAGCTGCGGCGCCAGGATTGGCTGGAGGCGCTCAAGCTGACGGCCATCGGTAACCTGCTGTACTACCTGTGCCTGGCCAGCGCCATTCAGCGTACCGGCGCACCGGTATCGACCATGATCATCGGCACTTTGCCGGTGGTGATCGCCATCTGCGCCAATCTGTTTTACGGCCGGCACGACGGGCGGCTGGCCTGGGGCAAGCTGGCGCCGGCACTGCTGCTGATCGTCTGCGGGTTAGCGTGCGTGAACGTCGCCGAGCTGCGCGGCAACGCGCTGCCGATCGACGGCTGGCGTTATCTCAGCGGCCTGGGGCTGGCCGTGTTGGCGGTGGCGTGCTGGACCTGGTTCCCGCTGCGCAACTCGCGCTGGCTGCGGGAGAACCCGACGCAGCGGCCGGCTACCTGGGCCACGGCGCAAGGGCTGGTGACGCTGCCGCTGGCGCTGCTGGGCTATCTGGCGGTCTGCGGCCAATTGGCGCTGAGCGAACCGGCGTTCGCCTTGCCGTTCGGCCCGCGCCCTGAGGTGTTTATCCCGCTGATGCTGGTCATCGGCGTGTTCTGCTCCTGGCTGGGGGCGCTATGCTGGAACGAAGCCAGCCAGCGCCTGCCGACGGTATTGGTGGGGCCGCTCATCGTGTTCGAAATTCTGGCGGGGTTGGCCTATACCTTTCTGCTGCGCCAGGCCTGGCCGCCGCTGCTGACGCTGGCCGGCATCGTCTGCCTGATCGCCGGCGTGGTGTACGCCATGCGCATCAAGCCGCAGCCGGTGGTGGTGGCGCTGGAGGACAAGCAGGGGTGA
- a CDS encoding AraC family transcriptional regulator, with product MQGVPQQFPFEKDCAQFRHLSHLPGVELYQAHIERYAFEPHTHDAFAIGTVDTGAERFRYRGAQHLAAPGALVLMNPDELHTGEAETPGGWCYRMLYLAPEALEQLSGDRSQWFTDAVRHDPRAAQRLSAILATLWQTDDPLTLDGLLLEAVELLHPHIRTGQREKAEAAHRFEVVKSYLHDNFAEAMTLNQLAELVSLSPYHFLRKFKAEYHVSPQQMLMAIRLSQAKRMLERGMPAAQVAAAAGLTDQAHLTRAFANRYGVTPVRFQKQVKLG from the coding sequence GTGCAAGGGGTACCACAACAGTTTCCGTTCGAGAAGGATTGCGCGCAGTTCCGGCATTTGTCGCATCTGCCGGGCGTCGAACTTTATCAGGCGCATATCGAACGCTATGCCTTCGAGCCGCATACCCACGACGCCTTCGCTATCGGCACCGTAGACACCGGGGCGGAGCGTTTCCGCTATCGCGGCGCGCAGCATCTGGCGGCGCCGGGCGCGCTGGTGCTGATGAACCCCGACGAGCTGCATACCGGCGAAGCCGAAACGCCGGGCGGCTGGTGTTACCGCATGCTCTATCTGGCGCCCGAGGCGCTGGAGCAGCTGTCCGGCGATAGGAGCCAGTGGTTCACCGATGCGGTGCGCCACGATCCGCGGGCGGCGCAGCGCCTGTCCGCCATTCTCGCCACGCTGTGGCAAACCGACGATCCGCTCACGCTGGACGGCCTGCTGTTGGAGGCGGTCGAGCTGTTGCACCCGCACATTCGCACCGGGCAGCGGGAAAAAGCCGAGGCGGCGCACCGTTTTGAGGTGGTGAAAAGCTACCTGCACGACAACTTCGCCGAGGCGATGACCCTCAATCAGCTGGCCGAGCTGGTGTCGCTCAGCCCGTACCATTTCCTGCGCAAGTTCAAGGCCGAATACCACGTTTCGCCGCAGCAGATGCTGATGGCGATCCGGCTGTCGCAGGCCAAACGCATGCTGGAGCGCGGCATGCCCGCCGCACAGGTGGCGGCGGCGGCGGGGCTGACCGATCAGGCACACCTGACGCGCGCCTTCGCCAATCGTTACGGCGTCACGCCAGTGCGTTTCCAGAAACAGGTGAAATTGGGCTAA
- a CDS encoding NAD-dependent succinate-semialdehyde dehydrogenase, which produces MYPDTQLYIDGQWRNALAGKTLPVTNPATDEIIGQVAHAATEDLDLALAATERGFNVWRDTAAHQRANLMRKAAALLRERANAIAAVMTQEQGKPVAQAKVEILNAADVIDWFAGEATRTYGQIIPSRARDVQQQTLKLPVGPVAAFTPWNFPINQIVRKLSAALAAGCSIIVKGPEETPASPAELIKAFADAGIPAGVIALVYGTPAEISEYLIPHPTIRKISFTGSTRVGKHLAALAGQHMKKATMELGGHAPVLIFDDADLDAAAKELAQSKFRNAGQVCIAPTRFLIQQGVYEAFVEKFTAAVRELKLGNGLEDGVTMGPMVLGRSVDNIEALVQDAVAHGAKACTGGKRVAGKGNFFEPTVLRDVPLSARAMSEEPFGPVALLRPFATYDEAIAEANRLPYGLAAYAYSRNIATVNALGRDVESGMLSINHIGFGLPETPFGGVKDSGHGTEGGSEAIESYLETRFVTVAGR; this is translated from the coding sequence ATGTATCCGGATACTCAACTGTATATCGATGGACAATGGCGCAACGCGCTGGCCGGGAAAACCTTGCCGGTCACCAACCCCGCCACCGACGAGATAATCGGTCAAGTGGCGCACGCCGCCACAGAGGATCTCGATCTGGCGCTGGCCGCCACCGAGCGCGGATTTAACGTCTGGCGCGACACCGCCGCGCACCAGCGCGCCAACCTGATGCGCAAAGCGGCGGCGCTGCTGCGCGAACGCGCTAACGCCATCGCCGCCGTCATGACGCAGGAACAGGGCAAACCGGTGGCGCAGGCCAAAGTCGAAATTCTCAACGCCGCCGACGTCATCGACTGGTTCGCCGGCGAAGCCACCCGCACCTACGGGCAGATCATTCCGTCCCGCGCCCGCGACGTGCAGCAGCAAACCCTCAAGCTGCCGGTCGGCCCGGTGGCCGCCTTCACGCCGTGGAACTTCCCGATCAACCAGATCGTGCGCAAGCTGTCCGCCGCGCTGGCGGCGGGGTGTTCCATCATCGTCAAAGGCCCGGAAGAAACGCCGGCCTCGCCGGCTGAGCTGATCAAAGCCTTCGCCGACGCCGGGATCCCGGCCGGGGTGATCGCGCTGGTGTACGGCACCCCGGCGGAAATCTCGGAATACCTGATCCCGCATCCGACCATTCGCAAGATCTCCTTCACCGGCTCCACCCGCGTGGGCAAGCATCTGGCGGCGCTGGCCGGCCAGCATATGAAAAAGGCCACCATGGAGCTGGGCGGCCACGCGCCGGTGTTGATCTTCGACGACGCCGATCTCGACGCGGCGGCCAAAGAGCTGGCGCAGTCCAAGTTCCGCAACGCCGGCCAGGTCTGTATCGCCCCGACCCGCTTCCTGATCCAACAAGGCGTTTATGAAGCCTTCGTGGAGAAATTCACCGCCGCCGTGCGTGAGCTCAAGCTCGGCAACGGGCTGGAAGACGGCGTGACCATGGGGCCGATGGTGCTGGGCCGCAGCGTCGACAATATCGAGGCGCTGGTGCAGGATGCCGTCGCCCACGGGGCAAAAGCCTGCACCGGCGGCAAGCGCGTGGCGGGCAAAGGCAACTTCTTCGAGCCGACGGTGCTGCGCGACGTGCCGCTGAGCGCGCGCGCCATGTCGGAAGAGCCGTTTGGCCCGGTCGCCCTGCTGCGCCCGTTCGCCACCTATGACGAGGCGATCGCCGAAGCCAACCGCCTGCCGTACGGGCTGGCTGCCTACGCTTACAGCCGCAACATCGCCACCGTCAATGCGCTGGGGCGCGACGTGGAGAGCGGCATGCTGAGCATCAACCACATCGGTTTCGGCCTGCCGGAAACGCCGTTTGGCGGCGTGAAAGACTCCGGTCACGGCACCGAAGGCGGCAGCGAAGCGATCGAGTCCTACCTGGAAACCCGCTTCGTCACCGTCGCCGGCCGTTAA
- a CDS encoding alpha/beta hydrolase, with product MPLDERIAAFLTASADAPPPASLAEMRAATETGLRRLQGEAEPSGGVRDYTVVAADGHRIALRTYLPAGENRANAQPAMLFAHGGGWCLGSLALYDRPCQALANATGRVILSVDYRLAPEYPFPQPLEDVYQALCWVAQQAPQLGIDAQRLAVGGDSAGGNLAAAVALLARDRGGPHIERQLLLYPALSREMATTSYREFAEGHFLTRDAMVFCWQQYLAQRRDPGAEPLHAATLRGLPPATILSCEYDPLRDEAEQYAQRLREAGVPVRCERLPGMVHACIHMLGLTPAARRLFELARE from the coding sequence ATGCCGCTCGATGAACGCATCGCCGCCTTTTTGACGGCGTCGGCCGATGCGCCGCCCCCCGCGTCGCTGGCGGAAATGCGCGCGGCCACGGAAACCGGTTTACGCCGGCTGCAGGGCGAGGCGGAACCGAGCGGCGGCGTCAGGGACTATACGGTGGTCGCCGCCGATGGACACAGGATTGCGCTGCGTACTTATTTACCGGCAGGGGAAAACCGCGCAAACGCGCAGCCGGCGATGCTGTTCGCCCACGGCGGCGGCTGGTGCCTCGGTTCGCTGGCGCTGTACGATCGGCCCTGTCAGGCGCTGGCCAACGCCACCGGCCGGGTGATCCTGTCGGTCGACTACCGTTTGGCGCCGGAATATCCGTTTCCGCAGCCGCTGGAAGATGTCTACCAGGCGCTCTGCTGGGTGGCGCAACAGGCGCCGCAGTTGGGGATCGACGCGCAGCGCCTGGCGGTGGGCGGCGACAGCGCCGGGGGCAACCTGGCGGCGGCCGTCGCGCTGTTGGCGCGGGATCGCGGCGGCCCGCACATCGAGCGCCAGCTGCTGCTGTACCCGGCGCTCAGCCGCGAGATGGCGACGACGAGCTATCGCGAGTTTGCCGAGGGGCACTTTCTGACGCGCGACGCGATGGTATTTTGTTGGCAGCAGTATCTGGCTCAGCGGCGCGATCCCGGCGCCGAGCCGCTGCACGCCGCCACGCTGCGCGGGTTACCGCCGGCCACCATCCTGAGCTGCGAATATGATCCGCTGCGCGATGAGGCCGAGCAGTATGCGCAGCGGCTGCGCGAGGCGGGCGTGCCGGTGCGCTGCGAACGGTTGCCGGGCATGGTGCATGCCTGCATTCACATGCTGGGGCTGACCCCGGCGGCGCGGCGGCTGTTCGAACTGGCTCGCGAGTAA
- a CDS encoding alpha/beta fold hydrolase produces MQYRQNEVTLADLAAEHVYLQVNGRRLHCVVAGEGRPVLLIPGWPQTWYTWRHVMQALAAAGFQAIAVDPPGIGDSDKPAGGYDTGSIGAALHAMMAQLGHERYQLVGHDIGMWIGYAMASDFPQAVERLVLTEAVIPGLAPPPPIFVAPEENIFLWHFMFNQLADLPEALTQGREQEYLGYIFNRWSYRRDRVAAQVYITAYSAPGGLRAGFDYYRAIPETVRQNRLRAATPLMMPVLTVGAEHATGDAPLTTLRGNAHDLRGETVAGCGHFITEECHEEFIALITPFLAGEPHAAR; encoded by the coding sequence ATGCAATACCGACAGAACGAGGTCACGTTGGCGGATCTCGCGGCGGAACACGTCTATCTCCAAGTCAACGGCCGGCGCCTTCACTGCGTGGTGGCCGGTGAAGGGCGGCCGGTGCTGCTGATCCCTGGCTGGCCGCAAACCTGGTACACCTGGCGCCATGTGATGCAAGCGCTGGCGGCGGCCGGTTTTCAGGCGATCGCCGTCGACCCGCCGGGCATCGGCGATTCTGACAAGCCCGCTGGCGGCTACGACACCGGCAGCATTGGAGCAGCGTTGCACGCGATGATGGCGCAGCTGGGCCATGAACGTTACCAACTGGTTGGCCACGACATCGGCATGTGGATCGGTTACGCCATGGCGAGCGATTTCCCGCAGGCGGTGGAACGTCTGGTGCTGACGGAGGCGGTGATACCCGGGCTGGCGCCGCCGCCGCCGATCTTCGTCGCGCCGGAGGAGAACATCTTCCTGTGGCACTTCATGTTCAACCAACTGGCTGATTTGCCGGAGGCCCTGACCCAGGGGCGTGAGCAGGAGTATCTTGGCTATATCTTTAACCGTTGGTCCTATCGGCGCGATCGGGTGGCGGCGCAGGTGTATATCACCGCCTATTCGGCGCCGGGCGGCCTGCGCGCCGGATTCGACTATTACCGGGCGATCCCGGAGACCGTGCGGCAGAACCGGCTGCGCGCCGCCACGCCCCTGATGATGCCGGTGTTGACGGTAGGGGCGGAGCACGCCACCGGTGATGCGCCGCTGACGACGCTGCGGGGCAATGCGCACGATCTGCGGGGCGAAACGGTCGCCGGCTGCGGGCATTTCATTACCGAGGAGTGCCATGAGGAATTTATTGCCCTGATTACGCCGTTCCTGGCAGGAGAACCCCATGCCGCTCGATGA
- a CDS encoding sugar phosphate isomerase/epimerase family protein, with translation MKTLKGPSLHLAQFSDETAPFNSLPAIAEWAAQTGFSALQIPAWDRRLFDVATAAESQTYCDDLTGMLAEQGLVVSELTSHIFGQLMAVHPAYDALFDSFAPPALQGNPQARGEWARQQMLLAVKASARLGLSELGTFSGSLAWPYLFPFPQRPEGLIDTAFDELARRWLPVLNACDEQGINLCYEIHPSEDLHDGVTFEMFHERVGHHPRCRVLFDPSHMVLQQLNYLEFIDIYKEVIGMFHVKDAEFNPTGRQGIYGGYQSWIDRAGRFRSLGDGQVDFNGIFSRLTQYDYSGWAALEWECCLKNPQDGAREGAAFIRDRIIHVTDKVFDDFAGAPVNPQQINALLGIR, from the coding sequence ATGAAAACCCTCAAAGGTCCAAGCCTGCATCTTGCGCAGTTCAGCGATGAGACAGCGCCGTTCAATAGCCTGCCCGCCATCGCCGAATGGGCGGCGCAGACCGGCTTTAGTGCGCTGCAGATCCCGGCCTGGGATCGGCGTTTATTCGACGTGGCCACCGCCGCGGAAAGCCAAACCTACTGCGATGATTTGACCGGCATGTTGGCGGAACAGGGGTTGGTGGTCAGCGAATTGACCAGCCATATCTTCGGCCAGCTGATGGCGGTACACCCGGCTTACGATGCGCTGTTTGACAGCTTCGCGCCGCCGGCGCTACAGGGCAATCCGCAGGCGCGTGGCGAGTGGGCGCGGCAGCAAATGCTGTTGGCGGTGAAGGCGTCGGCGCGGCTCGGGCTCAGCGAACTGGGCACCTTTTCCGGTTCGCTGGCCTGGCCCTATCTGTTTCCGTTCCCACAGCGTCCGGAAGGACTGATCGATACCGCGTTCGACGAACTCGCCAGGCGCTGGCTGCCGGTGCTTAACGCCTGCGACGAGCAGGGGATCAACCTGTGTTACGAAATTCACCCGAGCGAGGATCTGCACGACGGCGTGACATTCGAAATGTTTCATGAGCGCGTCGGCCACCATCCGCGCTGCCGGGTGCTGTTCGATCCGAGCCATATGGTGCTGCAGCAGCTCAACTATCTGGAGTTTATCGATATCTATAAAGAGGTTATCGGCATGTTCCACGTCAAGGACGCCGAGTTCAATCCGACCGGTCGGCAGGGTATTTACGGCGGCTATCAATCCTGGATCGATCGCGCCGGCCGCTTCCGCTCGCTGGGCGACGGCCAGGTCGATTTCAACGGCATCTTTTCACGCCTGACGCAGTACGATTATTCGGGCTGGGCGGCGCTGGAGTGGGAATGTTGCCTGAAAAACCCGCAGGACGGCGCACGCGAAGGCGCAGCCTTCATTCGCGATCGCATTATCCACGTCACCGACAAAGTGTTCGACGATTTCGCCGGCGCGCCGGTCAACCCACAGCAGATCAATGCCTTGCTCGGCATTCGCTGA
- a CDS encoding TetR/AcrR family transcriptional regulator — MAGRPREFDREQALLKARNLFWRQGYEGTSMSDLVAELGIASARIYKAFGSKEQLFREAIASYETEEGGFADRAFAQESGIRPAIQRMLEDAVRLYSRPDLPQGCMVVSSAASVSAENDGLKTWLAEHRLQRTQQIVERLRQAVQAGELPAGTDADSLGDFFAVFLHGLSIQARDGVTEARLLAAVKVALTALGDA; from the coding sequence ATGGCAGGCAGACCGCGCGAGTTCGACCGCGAACAGGCGCTCTTGAAGGCGCGAAACTTATTCTGGCGACAGGGCTACGAAGGCACCTCGATGTCGGATCTGGTGGCGGAATTGGGCATTGCTTCCGCGCGCATCTACAAGGCGTTCGGCTCCAAAGAGCAGCTGTTCCGCGAGGCGATCGCCAGTTATGAAACCGAGGAAGGCGGCTTCGCCGATCGCGCCTTCGCGCAGGAAAGCGGCATTCGCCCGGCGATCCAACGTATGTTGGAAGATGCCGTGCGGCTCTACAGCCGGCCGGATCTGCCGCAGGGTTGCATGGTGGTCTCCTCCGCCGCCAGCGTCAGTGCGGAGAACGACGGGCTCAAAACCTGGCTGGCTGAGCATCGGTTGCAGCGCACCCAGCAGATCGTCGAACGGCTGCGGCAGGCGGTGCAAGCCGGCGAACTGCCGGCCGGCACCGACGCCGATAGCCTGGGGGACTTTTTCGCCGTCTTCCTGCACGGCCTGTCGATTCAGGCGCGTGACGGCGTCACTGAAGCGCGACTGTTGGCGGCGGTAAAGGTGGCGCTCACCGCCCTGGGCGACGCTTAA
- a CDS encoding cupin domain-containing protein, whose amino-acid sequence MLFDLNLQAAELPEAWRSTVLGRVGAANIKVLRMDERSIADEVHDYSEGLLVIRGQLRLQVAGETIVVQAGQLYQAAAGVPHRVLPGSEGTLVIFDLPED is encoded by the coding sequence ATGCTGTTCGATTTAAACCTGCAGGCGGCCGAACTGCCTGAGGCCTGGCGTTCTACCGTGCTGGGCCGCGTCGGTGCGGCCAATATCAAAGTGCTGCGCATGGATGAGCGCAGCATAGCGGATGAAGTGCATGATTACAGCGAAGGGCTGCTGGTGATCCGCGGGCAGCTGCGGCTGCAGGTGGCGGGGGAAACGATTGTGGTGCAGGCCGGCCAGCTGTATCAGGCCGCGGCCGGCGTGCCGCACCGCGTGTTGCCGGGCAGCGAAGGCACGCTGGTGATTTTCGATCTGCCCGAAGATTAA
- a CDS encoding potassium transporter Kup yields MSVGNDTETSNKTGLAPLALGALGVVFGDIGTSPLYTLKTVLFLSGDAPSAPVILGLLSLIFWTLVIVTSLKYAMFAMRIGNRGEGGIMALMSLLVSRRKSRPLVLFAGLFGAALIYGDGAITPAISVLSALEGLNIVLPASQPYILPAAVVILLSLFAIQPLGTARIGRVFGPIMALWFLSIAALGVWGIIQHPAVLLALNPMYGIHFLFSNGLTSFLVLGGVFLCVTGAEALYADMGHFGKRPIWLAWFGIVFPSLLLNYAGQAALILAGADVTQNIFFRLCPPALLIPLVILATLATIIASQAIISGAFSMTRQAIQLGWLPRLRVKQTTEESYGQIYIGAINWLLMVVTLFLTVFFKSSDNLAAAYGIAVSLTMIMTTGLLFVAMREVWRWGLAASLLVAGCFFVVDLSFLTANLTKVLQGGYIPLLLAAAVYTVMLIWHRGVLAAVRTLGETTVPIADFLAKIQRESVPRVPGTAVFLTRSLQGTPPVMKWHVKRNGSLHANVLALTIAIVNEPRVSNAERLAMRELVPGFWCGVASYGFMERPNIPQLLQHVEAQKCGLNFDEATYYLGHETVVRREASDRMPSWQRNLFALMVRNGMHVTDYYYLPSDQVVEISRRVPV; encoded by the coding sequence ATGTCTGTCGGCAATGATACGGAAACCTCGAACAAGACCGGCCTGGCGCCGTTGGCGCTGGGCGCTTTGGGCGTGGTGTTCGGCGATATCGGCACCAGCCCGTTGTACACCCTGAAAACCGTGCTGTTTCTCTCCGGCGATGCGCCGTCGGCGCCGGTGATCCTTGGCCTGCTGTCGCTGATTTTCTGGACGCTGGTGATCGTCACCTCGCTCAAATACGCCATGTTCGCCATGCGCATCGGCAACCGCGGCGAGGGCGGCATCATGGCGCTGATGTCGCTGCTGGTCAGCAGGCGGAAATCCCGGCCGCTGGTGCTGTTCGCCGGCCTGTTCGGCGCGGCGTTGATCTACGGCGACGGCGCCATCACGCCGGCCATCTCGGTGCTCTCCGCCCTCGAGGGGCTGAATATCGTGCTGCCGGCGTCGCAGCCCTACATTCTGCCGGCGGCGGTGGTGATTTTGCTCAGCCTGTTCGCCATTCAGCCGCTGGGCACCGCACGTATCGGCCGCGTGTTCGGGCCGATCATGGCGTTGTGGTTCCTGTCGATCGCCGCGCTGGGCGTGTGGGGCATCATCCAGCACCCGGCGGTGCTGCTGGCGCTGAACCCGATGTACGGCATTCATTTCCTGTTCTCGAATGGGCTGACCAGCTTCCTGGTGCTGGGCGGCGTGTTTCTGTGCGTCACCGGCGCCGAAGCGCTGTACGCCGACATGGGGCACTTCGGCAAACGGCCGATTTGGCTGGCCTGGTTCGGCATCGTTTTTCCCAGCCTGTTGCTCAACTACGCCGGCCAGGCCGCGCTGATTTTGGCCGGCGCCGACGTCACGCAGAACATCTTCTTCCGCCTGTGCCCGCCGGCGCTGCTGATCCCGCTGGTGATCCTGGCCACGCTGGCGACGATCATCGCCAGCCAGGCGATCATCAGCGGCGCGTTTTCGATGACCCGCCAGGCAATCCAGCTGGGTTGGCTGCCGCGGCTGCGGGTTAAACAAACCACCGAGGAAAGCTACGGGCAGATCTACATCGGCGCCATCAACTGGCTGCTGATGGTGGTGACGCTGTTCCTGACGGTGTTCTTCAAATCCTCGGACAATCTGGCCGCCGCCTACGGCATCGCCGTTTCGTTGACCATGATCATGACCACCGGCTTGCTGTTCGTGGCGATGCGCGAGGTGTGGCGCTGGGGGCTGGCCGCCAGCCTATTGGTGGCGGGGTGCTTCTTCGTGGTCGATCTGAGCTTCCTGACGGCCAACCTGACCAAGGTGTTGCAGGGCGGTTACATCCCGCTGCTGCTGGCCGCCGCGGTCTATACCGTGATGCTGATCTGGCATCGCGGGGTGCTGGCGGCCGTGCGCACCCTCGGCGAGACGACGGTGCCGATCGCGGATTTCCTGGCGAAAATCCAGCGTGAATCCGTGCCGCGGGTGCCGGGCACCGCGGTCTTTCTCACCCGCAGCCTGCAGGGCACGCCGCCGGTAATGAAATGGCACGTCAAACGCAACGGCTCGCTGCACGCCAACGTGCTGGCGCTGACCATTGCCATCGTCAATGAACCGCGGGTATCGAATGCCGAACGCCTGGCGATGCGCGAACTGGTGCCGGGGTTTTGGTGCGGCGTGGCCAGCTACGGCTTTATGGAGCGGCCGAACATCCCGCAGTTGCTGCAGCACGTCGAAGCGCAAAAATGCGGCCTGAACTTCGACGAGGCGACTTACTATCTCGGCCATGAAACCGTGGTGCGCCGCGAGGCGAGCGACCGGATGCCGTCCTGGCAGCGCAACCTGTTCGCGCTGATGGTGCGCAACGGCATGCACGTCACGGATTATTATTACCTGCCCAGCGATCAGGTGGTGGAGATCAGCCGCCGGGTGCCGGTATAG
- a CDS encoding ABC transporter permease, producing the protein MNVRLNTHVSARRLLPNGWDVIAFPLIIGLIAMMAIGLHQTLQPIVTLKTQAISLDPANLPEYALRTTLRMLVAMVAALAFSLVYGTLAAKSRRAEKVLVPILDILQSVPVLGYISFTVTFFIALFPGRVLGVELAAMFAIFTSQAWNMTFSFYQSLRTVPRDLQEVARGFHLSPWQRFWKLDAPFAMPGLIWNMMMSMSGGWFFIVASEAITVGNNTFTLPGIGAYLAQAILSKDLPAIGWVLLTMTVVILAYDQLLFRPLVAWADKFRMETTRSASAPTSWLLNLMRRTRLIHLLLTPLGALLAKTARLKLSLPARPLRRGNSAQRQRRSRTIDRCWSAIVILLTLAITWRVILYVQTGVTLNDVGHVMVLGLITLLRVAVLIALSSLIWVPLGVLIGLRPTLAGKIQPIAQFLAAFPANLLFPVFVITIVHFRLNPDIWLSPLIVLGTQWYILFNVVAGATALPNDYREAAANFHIRGWQWWRQVMLPGIFPYYITGAITASGGAWNASIVAEFVQWGSTQVKAHGLGAYIAETTAAGDFPKIILGIAVMSLFVTLFNRLLWRPLYAYAESRFRID; encoded by the coding sequence ATGAACGTCCGGCTCAACACCCATGTTTCCGCCCGGCGCCTGCTGCCCAATGGCTGGGACGTCATCGCCTTTCCGCTGATCATCGGCCTGATCGCCATGATGGCCATCGGCCTGCATCAAACCCTGCAACCGATCGTCACGCTGAAAACGCAGGCGATATCGCTCGATCCCGCCAATCTGCCGGAATACGCCCTGCGCACCACGCTGCGCATGCTGGTGGCGATGGTGGCCGCGCTGGCGTTCTCGCTGGTCTACGGCACCCTGGCGGCCAAGAGCCGGCGCGCCGAAAAGGTGCTGGTGCCGATCCTCGATATCCTGCAGTCGGTGCCGGTACTCGGCTACATCTCTTTCACCGTCACCTTTTTCATCGCGCTGTTCCCCGGCCGGGTGCTCGGGGTCGAGCTGGCGGCGATGTTCGCCATCTTCACCAGCCAGGCGTGGAATATGACCTTCAGCTTCTACCAGTCGCTGCGCACCGTGCCGCGCGATCTGCAAGAAGTGGCGCGCGGCTTCCATCTGAGTCCGTGGCAACGTTTCTGGAAGCTGGACGCGCCGTTCGCCATGCCGGGGCTGATCTGGAACATGATGATGTCGATGTCCGGCGGCTGGTTCTTTATCGTGGCGTCGGAAGCGATCACCGTCGGCAACAACACCTTTACGCTGCCGGGCATCGGCGCGTATCTCGCGCAGGCCATCCTCAGCAAGGATCTGCCCGCGATAGGTTGGGTGCTGCTCACCATGACGGTGGTGATCCTGGCCTACGATCAGCTGCTGTTCCGGCCATTGGTGGCATGGGCGGACAAATTCCGCATGGAAACTACCCGCTCGGCGAGCGCCCCCACTTCCTGGCTGTTGAACCTGATGCGCCGCACGCGCCTGATCCACCTGCTGCTGACGCCGCTGGGCGCGCTGCTGGCCAAAACCGCGCGCCTGAAACTGAGCCTGCCCGCCCGGCCGTTGCGCCGCGGCAATAGCGCCCAACGGCAGCGGCGTTCGCGCACGATCGATCGGTGTTGGAGCGCCATCGTCATCCTGCTGACGCTGGCGATCACCTGGCGCGTCATTCTCTATGTGCAGACCGGCGTGACGCTCAATGACGTGGGCCATGTGATGGTGCTGGGGCTGATCACGCTGCTGCGCGTGGCGGTGCTGATCGCCCTGTCGTCGCTGATCTGGGTGCCGCTCGGCGTGCTGATCGGCTTGCGCCCGACGCTGGCCGGAAAGATCCAGCCGATCGCCCAGTTTCTGGCCGCGTTTCCGGCTAACCTGCTGTTCCCGGTGTTCGTCATCACCATCGTCCACTTCCGGCTGAACCCCGATATCTGGCTGTCGCCGCTGATCGTGTTGGGCACCCAGTGGTACATTCTGTTCAACGTGGTGGCCGGCGCCACCGCGTTGCCCAACGACTACCGCGAGGCCGCCGCCAATTTTCACATTCGCGGTTGGCAATGGTGGCGCCAGGTGATGCTGCCGGGCATCTTCCCCTATTACATCACCGGCGCCATCACCGCGTCGGGCGGCGCCTGGAACGCCAGCATCGTGGCGGAGTTCGTGCAATGGGGCAGCACCCAGGTGAAGGCACATGGGCTGGGTGCCTACATCGCCGAAACCACCGCCGCCGGCGATTTCCCCAAGATCATTTTGGGCATCGCCGTGATGTCACTGTTCGTTACGCTGTTCAACCGTCTGCTGTGGCGGCCGCTTTACGCCTACGCCGAATCCCGCTTCCGCATCGATTAA